The genomic segment cagcagcacaccTCAGATATCGAGTCGATACTGCAGCGTGCTGTAGAAGTGGGCGTGCGCGGTCTCCTCCTCACAGGTGGTAACTTGATGGACAGCAAGGCTGTGATCGATATGTGCGCCCGCTACAACTCCGACACGCTGCAGTGTTTCTGCACTGTCGGATGTCACCCGACGCGATGCCAAGAGTTTGTGGACGATCCGGACGGTTACCTGAAGGCCCTTGATGACCTCGTCCGCAAGCACTCCGTTCAtgtcggcggctgcgtcgcggctGTGGGCGAGATTGGTCTTGACTACGACCGTCTGTCCTTCTGCCCGAAGGAAATTCAGAAGGAGTACTTTGAAAAGCAACTTGTGATGGCGaagcggcaccgcctgccACTGTTCCTGCACGAACGCAACACAGTCGGTGACTTCAAGGCACTGCTCGAGCCGCATCTTCCCGAGCTCGCTGGTGGCGTCGTTCATAGCTTCACTGGCAGCcgggcggagctgcaggagtACCTGGATGCGAACCTGTACATTGGCGTGAACGGGTGTAGTCTCAAGACCGCGGAGAACCTCGAGACAGTCAAGGCGATTCCGCTCGATCGACTGATGCTGGAGACCGACGCACCCTGGTGCGAGCTCAAGGGCACACACGCCTCGAAGGCACTCTTGACAGCTGCGGCGAAGCGCGCCTCATCGCAGCAGAGCGTGTCAGATACCATCCTCGCCGCGTTTCCGACGTGCCGCAAGGACAAGTTTAAAAAAGGGTGTGTCGTGAAGGGGCGCAATGAACCGTGCGCGATTGTGCGGGTACTCGAGGTGGTGtacgagctgcgccgcgaggaGGTGTCGTCGATGGAGCAGCTGGCTGAGGTGGTCCTGACGACCACGCGAAAGCTGTTCCCTTTTGCGGCATCTGCGGTGTGAGGCACGCGGCAACACTCCCGGTCAAAACATTCcgttctctctttgtttctctGTGTTTTGGTCCCTGTGAAGGCGCAGCACTCGCAAGCGGATCTGCGTGCAGTTTGCACCAGTGGGCTCGCGCGTCATTTCATTCACAAGTCTGCCATGCCTTTCTGGCTCACATACAGAcaaaacacgcgcacacacgaaacaCATCTCGAGCACTGAACGGTGTAGCTTCGTGTCGAGCACTGCACATGTCAAGAGAGACACGCAGGGAACTCTCCGCAAGTGCAAACGCTGAGGACACGCTTATCTCTTATTTTTTCTCCTTTGACTCGTGCGCGCCACGCGGGAACGGCGCTCGCAAGAAGCACCGTCCCACGTATTGCATGCTTCGTCACGACACAGGGCGTTCGTGTACAGCTGACGCGCCacctcccttcttctctccctttcgtATGCGATACGCACTTGTCTGCGCATCATCATCTCTCCTTCACGCGCACCCCTTCTCTGTACTCCTTTTCACCATATCCCTTCTGCGGCCCTCGTCTTTCGTTCCCGCAACTGGACCTTCCATGCAAAACACACTGCTTCGCCTACATACGTCGGCCTCCACACGCGCCCTCACGTTTGCACATGCGCGTATGTCTTTGTGCTGCTTGTATGATTGTGAGGGCCGTGCTTTACGAATCCACAGACGAGGCTGAAGAACATCTTACTGCGTCGGTCTCCACTCTGCCAGTGTGCTACTTTCTGTTTCCGATACTCAAAGGGGAGCGGGAGTGCACTCACTTGCGCCCGCACGTGCCTGCGTGTCTTTCGcactatttttttttcttttgggtAGCTTCCCCGTACACGTTCTTTGTCTCCCCCCCTCATCTCACTTGCGAGGGCAGAGAGCAAGACTTCGCGTCGCTTGGGACTTGCACTGCCCCACCGAAGGCCCATCAACGCGCATATATCTCTCTTGGAGCTCTCGGGCACGCGAGTACATCGACACATTCTTGTCAAACACCATCAGCAAAGACAAATTGccggacgctgctgccgctatTTCTCGCCGTCTTTGGTTCTCGTCCAACcactcttctctttttcgcctcctcgctgttCTCTGTCATTTTGTTTTTACCTTTCTTGTGAATTTGCAGTCCATCTACCTCTCAgagacgtgtgtgtgtgtgtgtgagcgtgtaTAGACATACTCCTGCCGGTCTCCCCACTCCCCGTCTTGCCCTCCTCTTTTGAtgtttctgttgttgttggcgTTGTGGTGCCTTACATCTTGAGCACGCTGCGCATGGTTCTGTGCGGCTGTTCTTCCTTGCCCCCTCTCCGATCCCTTCTCAtccgttttttttctatTCACCGTAATCCGCAGCATTTGGCATCGCTGGCAGCAAatcgatttttttttgcctgcAGGGCTACAGCGTTGTGTGctgttctctctcctgcCTCGCGCACTGAGCTGGAGTCCTCGAGcagcttttttttcgcctctGCGACTCTTTCCCCGCTTTCCGCGCGTGTTgcggctgccagcgccgtgTCAGACATCCTCCCACcgtcgtgtgcgcgtgtgcctgcacACGTCCCTCTGCCTTGTGTACAGtcccctccttttttttttctgcgttCTATCGCTGTGCGTTGTGCCGTTGGTGCTGGTCGTATTCgggtttctttttttttccaccCTTATCTCTCAcccacggctgctgccggacGTGCGCCATACAGGTTGCGAGGTGCCGTGGAACGACGGtaccgtttttttttttggcaaCACGgaaggcagcgacgcctGAGAAGCTGAACCATGGGCCGCCGTCGAGCCCAGCAAAGCATCTTCTTGGGTGACAGGCGGCAGGGCACTGGTGAGCGCCATGCTCACAAGGCCCAAACATCTTGCATGCAAGCCGCCGGCTCGACGCGAGGGCCGGTGGCAAATTCCGTTTACGCACCTTCAGGCGCCACTGTGCAATCTGTGCCGCGATCTCTGCAGGAGGTGGATGACGAGGAATACCTTGACATCGAGCCGAATGCAAAGGGCGGCACCTTCACTGACCAGTTTCTCGCCACGATGGAGCGAACGATACAGCAAAAACAGCGGGCATGGGTCGGGACCGTGGTGGAGCTTCTGatcccctttctcttcctcatcGGCGCCATTATCCTTTGGTGCGTCTTTGGCGAGGAAATGCACCCAGAAAAGCAAGTGCTGAACTACACCGCCGTCTCATCCCTCACGATCCCGGGTTTTTACAGGGAAGTGGCGTGCAACAACGTGTCCATGGGCATCATCCCTGGTATCGAGGACTGCACCACCGTCCCTTACTCGTAcaactgcagcggcgacgaatCGAGCTTGCCAGTGAAGGGGCTGTGCTTCAGCGACACcctcagcggcgccagaCTAATCGCCTTGTACCTCAACGCAATTCTCGGGAACGCTGTccgggtgccgccgctggacaCAATCATCATGATGCAGTGGATTGCGCGTAAGTTTGCCAGGGACATCACCCAAGGCGTGGGATCAGCGGCGCTCGCAGCCACCGGAATAATGGACAATACTCGCTACGGTGCCATCATGAATTCCGGCATGCTGTATTTTGCGCCACGTGCAAGCGTTCCCGCGTCCCTCATAGACTACCTCAACGACACCACGGACTACTTCCGGTACGTCTACGGCGGCACGTTCGACACcttggaggaggcggagaaccACGTAAAGACCACTCCAGGGTTTCACTGGGCCATTGTCGAGGTGAATGCCTTTAACTCGACAGACTTCGACGTAGTGCTGCACATGAACCCGacttcgctgccgcccctGACGAAGGTGGTGGACGCGCAGTACCCCGGCGGCTACCATTTTGATCGGTCTGAGATGTACACTGCCTCCGGCTTCAACAGCCTCCAGGAGGCTTTGTACCAGTGCTACCTGCATGACCTCGGCTACACCGATGGCGAGCTTATTCACCCCTACTCGACCTCGCTCGGCTACCGTAGTTACAAGGAGAAGAAGCTGCTGAAGACGGCCTCGGTGCTCGTTGCCTTCCTTCTCGTCCTCTCCTTTCTGCACCCGGTGTCGCAGCTGACAAAGAAGAttgtgctggagaaggagctgcggATTCGCGAGGCGATGCTCATTATGGGACTTAGCAGCACATCACTTCACCTCTCTTGGCTCGTTACCTACGCCCTGCAGTACCTTTCGGTGTGCATCGGCATGACCGTCTTGATGAAGCTCACGTTCGCGCCGAGCAGCGATGCGTTCGTGCTCCTCATGACCTTGTACCTCTTCGCCATGAGCACGATCTCCCTCTCAGGCCTCAttgccgccttcttcagTAAGGCTCGCCTCGCCTCGATGCTTGCGCCACTCATATACTTTGTGCTGTCGGTGCCGACgttcgcctcctcgagcaTATCAGCCAACGTGATCATCGGCatgtctctcctctcgcccACGGGGTTTGCAGCTGCTCTGACCAACATTCTCACGCTGGAGGTTGCCACTGGCTTTGGCCCTAATCACTTCAAAAGCGCCGCACTGACACCGGAGAGCTCTATGTTGTACGCCTTCCTCGCTGCAGATTTCGTCCTGTACTACATCTTGATGCTTTACTTGGACGCTGTGCTGCCGAAGCAGTGGGGTACGCGCAAGCACCCGCTCTTCTTCATCATTGACCCCGTCATGTGGTGCTTCAACTCGAAGCACAAGCGCCTCGAGGGCGGCACCGACGGGCGCGCCGAGAACGGCGTGTTCGAggacgtcgacggcgacgacgacgcggtgaTTTTGGACGGCCTGCGCAAGGAGTactcgcgcggcggcaagagGTTCGTTGCGGTGAACAACCTGTACTGGGGGATGCGCGAGGGCGAGATCTCTGTGCTGCTGGGGcacaacggcgccggcaagACGACGGTGCTGAACATGATGACGGGGATGGTCGAGCCGGACGCGGGCGACTGTTACATCAACGGCAGCTCTGTTCGTAACGAGCTGAACCAGGTGCGCCGTCAGATCGGATACTGCCCGCAGCACAACATCCTGTGGGGCGAGCTGACATGCCGCGAGCACCTAGAGTACTACGGGAAGATCAAAGGCTTATTCGGCGGCGTGCTGGAAGATGTCGTGCGGAGGATCCTAAATGAGGTGGACCTGCTGGACAAAATGGAGTACCCTTCCCGTGCGCTCTCTGGGGGGCAGAAGCGCAAGCTCTCGGTTGCAATTGCGTTTGTCGGCCGCAGCCCTCTCGTCTTCCTGGACGAGCCCACGGCCGGCATGGATGTGGGTGCGCGCCGATACACgtgggagctgctgcggcgcatgTCAGAGGCACACACCATCATGCTCACGACGCACTACATGGACGAGGCAGATCTGCTGGGGCACAAGATCGGGATCATGAGCCGAGGCCGTATGCAGTGCTCTGGCAGCAGCATGTTTCTGAAGAGCCGCCTAGGCGTCGGCTACAACATCGTCATCTCCGTCGACCCCGAGGTGGACGCCGAGGCGATCGACCGTCTCGTCGTTTCTCTTGTTCCGGGCGCTGAGGCGTCGTGCTTCAACGGCTGCGAGATTGTGTACAAACTGCCCATGCGCGATCTCGAGCTGTTTCCGTCGCTGCTAGAGAGTCTCGAAGAGAATGGCAAAGACGCCGGCGTGCGTGGCTACTCGCTGTCAGCGACGACATTGGAGGAGGTGTTTCTCCAGATCGTCATGGATGAAATGAAAAACCACAAggcgagcaccgccgtcgaggaGAACGAGGAGGTCGTCGAGGAAGAGAACAACGCCGTGTGGAATTGCGAGATGATGACGGGCACGCGTCAGCGGCTGGTGTCGCAGTTCAAGGCCATGATGGTAAAGAGGCTGCAGAACGCGCTGCGAGACCGCAAGATGCAGTGCTTCCAGGTGGTCTGCCCCGTGGTATGCGTCATGGTGGCCATGCTGCTCACCCTCTTCAGCTTTACGGAGGCCGGCTCCCTGAGCCTCACCAGTGAAATGTTCGGCGAGACGGTGCAGATGCAGGTTTCAGGCTGCGAGAAGTACTTCGGCGCCACAAACAACGTTACCCGCCAAGGCTCCTACATCACCGACCTCAATTTCGCCAACGGGCAAGACTTGTCCTTCTACGCCACCGACACCGCAAAGCAGCTGACGATGCCGCGCTACACCTCGCTCTTCTGCGGCGACCCGgggctgcagcacgtcgTCCCTTTCGAGTTCGACGCCACCTTCCTGTTCTACAACACCTCCGCTTACCACGCCGGTGGTCTGGTGCTCCAACAGCTTTACACATACATTCTTCAGTCCTTCACAAATAACGTCCACCGCACCTTCAAGACTGGCGCCAAGCCCATGCCAACCACCATGCGCGACTCCAGTGTGAAAGACGGTGTGCAGACGATTCTCATGGGCGCGATTATCATGATCCCGTTCACGTTCCTGCCGTCGAACGTGGTTGCGTGGGTGGTGAAGGAGCGGGAGTGCAAGGCGCGACATCTGCAGAACGTCTCGGGGCTGAGCTTTTACATCTACTGGCTCACGAATTTTCTCTTCGACATGGTCGCCTACGTGATGACGCTCAGTTTGGTGCTGCTCATCTTCCTCATGTTCAGCCGCGATGAGTACGTTGGCAAAAACACGGCCGGCCCGGCCATTGTGGTGTTTCTCATTTACGGCCTCTGTAGCACCGTCAGCGCCTACGTGGTCAGTTTTGGCTTCCACGAGCACTCAGCAGCACAGTCAGCGACGATGGCCGTCAACTTCGTCGCCGGCTTCCTGCTTGTTATGATGGTGTTTATCCTCTCGCTGGTGGACTCCACAGCGAAGATATCGCGGAACCTTCGCTGGCCGTTCCGGCTGGTTCCGTCGTACTGCGTGGGCGAGTCTATCATCAACCTCGCCATGGACCGACAGCAGGCGGCCCTGAACCTCCCGTCGAACCCGTGGGCGATGGAGGTGGTTGGCTGGCCGTGCGTCTTCATGGCGATCGAGTTTCCCATCTTTCTCCTGGCGACTCTCTTCATTGAtcacccgcggcggcgcatgtGGGGGCAGACGGGTAGCTATGACCGCTGTGCCCCGGCCGAGGTGGTCGACGACGAGGACTCCGACGTGGAGGATGAACGGGAGGAGGTCTATCAACAGGAGAAAAAGAACGTCAACATGGACGTTGTGCGCGTGGTGGACCTCCGCAAGGTGTACCCTAACGGCaaggtggcggtgcgcaaCCTCGCCTTCAGCATCCTGCCTGACGAGGTGTTCGGCTTCCTCGGCACGAACGGTGCtgggaagacgacgacgattTCGATGCTGTGCCAGGAATTCATTCCGACAAGCGGCAACGCCTATGTGTGCGGGTACGACATCGTGACGGAGagcgagcaggcgctgcagtgcaTCGGGTACTGCCCGCAGTTCGACGCGACGCTGGACCTGCTCACTGTGGAGGAGCACCTGCACCTCTACGCTGGCATCCGCGGCATCCTCTacgagcagcgcagcaaggTGGTGGCTGGGCTGATGCGCTTGTGCGATATTACCGAATTCCGCGACACAATGTCTGCGCAGCTGTCTGGTGGCAACCGGCGCAAGCTGTCTGTGGCGCTTTCTCTCATCGGTTCGCCTCAGGTCGTCTTCCTGGACGAGCCGTCGGCCGGCATGGACCCTGTGGCCCGGCGCGGGCTGTGGACGGCGATCCAGAAGGTTTCGCAGAACTGCTCCGTTGTGCTGACGACGCACCacctggaggaggtggaggcgctcgcgGACACGGTGGGCATCATGGCTGACGGAGCCCTGCGGTGCATCGGCGACAAGATTCACCTAAAGCAAAAGTACGGAAGTGGATTCGAGCTGAGTGTTCGCGTTGCGCAGAGAGATGTGCGGGCAGCTGTGCAGCGTTTTGTCGGGGAGAACTTTCCCGCAGCCGTGCTGAACGAGTTCAAGGGGAAACGTCTTGTCTTCGCGCTGCCGCAAGACACGAAGCTCTCAGAGGCGTTTTGGCAGCTGCAACAGAACAAGAGGCGGCTGCACATCACAGACTACACCGTATCGCAGACCTCCATCGAGCAAGTCTTCTTGCGCATTAGCGAGCAGCAAGAGGAGCGCGATGGGCTCGGGAAAAAGAAGGTGACGCACTTTGTGAAGAGCCGCGCCACTCCGCACGCCTACAACGGCGTCGCaacaaagaagaagcgccgcCAGGAACCAGCTGAGAAGACGGTGCTGGTCAGCTCAGCCGCCATGGAGGCCTATCGACGCCGGAAGCTGATGGCTGGCATTGTGGACGAGGTTGCCCGATCCGAAAAGAACGACCGCATCGGCAGAcacggggaggaggaaagcgACGAAGTCGACAACGCCGTGAGGAACTTCAACACTGCCGGCTCGCAGTGCGCCCCGGCGCGCCGGGGCAGCGTTAGCAATGTCcacggcgcctcctccgggCGCAAGCGTTGCGCGGTGAACTttgtggccgccgccggggaGGACCCGAGTGCGGGCCACGCAACGCCATATAGCAACACGTACGGGCCAAGCTCTGAGGGACAGGCCTACGGCCACGGCTACGACTATGATTCTTCGAGCGGGTACGGGTACCCGAACCAGTATAACGGCAACGGCGAAAGTTTCCGCTATGACTACGGGTATAATTTGCACactggcggtgcggcagggCACCAGCAGCCACAAAATGCGTATAACAGCTACTGCGGCGGAGGAAAAACGAAATATAGCTGAGTGCGTGGCGTGCCTGCAAGTCGTTGAGTGGAGACACCGCGTGGCTCATCAGCGCATCAGCAGTTCCATGCCTTTTCTCCCCTCTTTGAGATGTCTTGTTGCACAGGAACACTCCCTGTGGCACCATTGTACTGTACATGTGCCGGTACTGACGAAGGCTAAtcaagaaaaggaaaggtgTAACGGACTGGGACGACGCGGggatgttttttttttttgcaggttgtgggggtggtggcggccaccATCCCTTCCTCTCTACTCTCACGCACGATTTCACAGAAGCGATGCGCTttcttgcccccccccccctgcttCAACCAGCCGTGCAACTAAACCGCCGTCTGGATCCCTTATGTGCATCGATTTGTGGTTTTTCATGTGTTTACGTGTATTTATCtttatgtgtgcgcgcatgtaATTTATTTACGCGTGCATGAACGTGTGCTTATGTGTAtggatatatatatatatatatatgagGGCCTCTCCGTTCTATTCGCATATTCTTTTTTGTGGGCGTGCATCTAGTTTTGCGTCACCACTGCGGTGGCTCTGTTTCTTGCGAGGGCGTCTTTGCTATGTGTGCCTATGGCTGTGTGTATCGGCATACCCACTGTATGCGGGTGCGTAGCTGGCCGCCGGTCTCCGTgctttttttccctttctctttgcTCTCCCTTTCCATGTGCTTGTAAGTGTAGTTGGGGATGAGAATGATGACATCAGGTGACGTGAAGTTTTACCTCCTCGTTTGTCCACTTCACTGTGCCGTCGTTCTCTCTTGTTCTCtactttttcttttcgtcgtCGACCTCCGTGCGCTATCCCCTTCCCTGCTCCATTCGTTAAACTCTTCTACCAGCGCTCTGCGCACGCTCACGGAAAGAGCGAGCCAGGGGCTTTTGGTGATGCTAGGGAGACACTGATAGAGTTGACTCGAGTGGCACTTGccattttctttttcttcttcgcggACCCGTTAGTTGTCTGTAAAGCAGAGCAGCTGGCACACTTCCCTCTTCGGTGCTGTTTCTCCCTTTAGAGCTCGATGGCTCTTCTTTGTGCCTCATGCGTCACTCGGTGACGCCAAGGGACTCCTTTCCTTCCACATGCTGTTAATGCGAGCGTGTGGCACTGTGGGTTtcaccctcctcttctgtGCTTGACATTGCCTTTGAAAATGatgtgctttttttttcgttctctgGAATCAGCGTAGTTGAGTTACTGCTCTCCTTGATGTCAGTCTTTCCAGGGTGCCCCCTGCCATCACCAACCCAGTACATATCATCCACCACCGTCGACCTCTCTTCGTAGCACGGCGCTTTCTctgcgctgtggctgcaTCGCCTGGTTGCTATTGTCTTGTCTCCCGGTAGAGGTTTCCTTTTTGCCCTCTCTCGTTTATTATTACTATTCTCTCTTCGCGCACGTCGTGGATGCTGTATGTTTGTGTTTCTCCTCTTCTACCCTCCATCAGGCTCACCACGACATGGCAGGCGTACAGTAAGCGGCGAAGTTGATGCGTACACATGCCATCGTAGGCGTaaaagaaacaaagaaaTGCAAACTGCCACCACTAGAAACAGCAGTGATGTCCTCGGCAGTGCGCTCTTCCGTGATAGAGGCGTGCAGGCAGCCTCAGTTttggtgtgcgcgtgcctcgaTTTGGCTTTTCTTGGTTGACTCGCATGTGCTCTTCTTACTTTTTTATTCGCTGCATTAGCGACGTGACGTGTGTGTTGTCTCTCCGCTTCGCTGCGGGAAGCACCTCACTCGCGCCCCCACCAGTCTGTATTTCAActcatctctctttcttttgtCACTTGTGTCTTGGTAGGAGATGGTTTAAGTCAACGCCGCCGAACGATATGCAGGCAGCGAAGTCGATTCGTCTTCGCACTTCGGTGtatgggcgtgtgtgcgtgcgcatgctcAGGTGGCTTCTTGAGAACGTGTCTCACTGATGACGATCCTAAACAAAAACCAAACCGAAATGAGCAGTGTCATCGACCCCCTACCCGCGTGGGCGCAGATGTacgcgttttttttttgggagGGGGGTTTATGATGAGTGTGGAGGGCAAAAACGTCGTTGCCCTGTTGTCTGTGGAATTCTGAGGCGACAACGGTATTACATTGCCTGTGCGGCCTACCAGCGATGACGGCTGCCTTTTATCCTCCTCTTGCGCGCACTTGCCACAATGAGTCTTTTTGTGTCTCGATGAGGTGTGCCTGAGCGAAGACGATGGCGACCCCCTCTCGCTGtccagctgccgcacccCCCAGACAAGCGCTTTTgcccctctcgcctcttGATCTCGCAACGCCTTTCCTCTCGATCGTCTCCACAGAGTCCCCCTTGGCTGCCCTCCCCTCTACACGCGGGCCAGCAGTGCCGTTCAACTGAAATCCCTTCTACACGCGCAGACGAGAAAGGTAAAAAAAGGGGCGTACTTCACCTCCGCACGTCTTGGGTACATTACACGGTATCATGAACAGCGTGTCGTGCGCGCCGTTGACAGAAGCCGAGGTGCGCGAGCTGAGCACGGCTGAGATCCGATTGAACCTGGAGCGGTGCAGCCGGCTCCTATCTCAAGCCTCGCTCCTTCGGCGACttcgtgacggcggcgaaggcatccgtcgccgcagccagCTTTTCGCCAAAGAGCTGGAGCGACGGCACAGGGTCGAGGCAGCAAACGGCGATGCCTCTACCCGCCTTACACCTTCCACGTTGACCGAGGCACTCAAGCGGGACAACGAGGCGGCAATCTTGTCCGAGTCTACGCACAATGccaccgacgcggcgcgGGAGATCGCGCAAAAATACAAGGATCACCGC from the Leishmania donovani BPK282A1 complete genome, chromosome 11 genome contains:
- a CDS encoding tatD related deoxyribonuclease, putative, encoding MTKLPQSCAPWRLIDIGLNLTDHMYKGVYNGRQQHTSDIESILQRAVEVGVRGLLLTGGNLMDSKAVIDMCARYNSDTLQCFCTVGCHPTRCQEFVDDPDGYLKALDDLVRKHSVHVGGCVAAVGEIGLDYDRLSFCPKEIQKEYFEKQLVMAKRHRLPLFLHERNTVGDFKALLEPHLPELAGGVVHSFTGSRAELQEYLDANLYIGVNGCSLKTAENLETVKAIPLDRLMLETDAPWCELKGTHASKALLTAAAKRASSQQSVSDTILAAFPTCRKDKFKKGCVVKGRNEPCAIVRVLEVVYELRREEVSSMEQLAEVVLTTTRKLFPFAASAV
- a CDS encoding ATP-binding cassette protein subfamily A, member 6, putative, which encodes MERTIQQKQRAWVGTVVELLIPFLFLIGAIILWCVFGEEMHPEKQVLNYTAVSSLTIPGFYREVACNNVSMGIIPGIEDCTTVPYSYNCSGDESSLPVKGLCFSDTLSGARLIALYLNAILGNAVRVPPLDTIIMMQWIARKFARDITQGVGSAALAATGIMDNTRYGAIMNSGMLYFAPRASVPASLIDYLNDTTDYFRYVYGGTFDTLEEAENHVKTTPGFHWAIVEVNAFNSTDFDVVLHMNPTSLPPLTKVVDAQYPGGYHFDRSEMYTASGFNSLQEALYQCYLHDLGYTDGELIHPYSTSLGYRSYKEKKLLKTASVLVAFLLVLSFLHPVSQLTKKIVLEKELRIREAMLIMGLSSTSLHLSWLVTYALQYLSVCIGMTVLMKLTFAPSSDAFVLLMTLYLFAMSTISLSGLIAAFFSKARLASMLAPLIYFVLSVPTFASSSISANVIIGMSLLSPTGFAAALTNILTLEVATGFGPNHFKSAALTPESSMLYAFLAADFVLYYILMLYLDAVLPKQWGTRKHPLFFIIDPVMWCFNSKHKRLEGGTDGRAENGVFEDVDGDDDAVILDGLRKEYSRGGKRFVAVNNLYWGMREGEISVLLGHNGAGKTTVLNMMTGMVEPDAGDCYINGSSVRNELNQVRRQIGYCPQHNILWGELTCREHLEYYGKIKGLFGGVLEDVVRRILNEVDLLDKMEYPSRALSGGQKRKLSVAIAFVGRSPLVFLDEPTAGMDVGARRYTWELLRRMSEAHTIMLTTHYMDEADLLGHKIGIMSRGRMQCSGSSMFLKSRLGVGYNIVISVDPEVDAEAIDRLVVSLVPGAEASCFNGCEIVYKLPMRDLELFPSLLESLEENGKDAGVRGYSLSATTLEEVFLQIVMDEMKNHKASTAVEENEEVVEEENNAVWNCEMMTGTRQRLVSQFKAMMVKRLQNALRDRKMQCFQVVCPVVCVMVAMLLTLFSFTEAGSLSLTSEMFGETVQMQVSGCEKYFGATNNVTRQGSYITDLNFANGQDLSFYATDTAKQLTMPRYTSLFCGDPGLQHVVPFEFDATFLFYNTSAYHAGGLVLQQLYTYILQSFTNNVHRTFKTGAKPMPTTMRDSSVKDGVQTILMGAIIMIPFTFLPSNVVAWVVKERECKARHLQNVSGLSFYIYWLTNFLFDMVAYVMTLSLVLLIFLMFSRDEYVGKNTAGPAIVVFLIYGLCSTVSAYVVSFGFHEHSAAQSATMAVNFVAGFLLVMMVFILSLVDSTAKISRNLRWPFRLVPSYCVGESIINLAMDRQQAALNLPSNPWAMEVVGWPCVFMAIEFPIFLLATLFIDHPRRRMWGQTGSYDRCAPAEVVDDEDSDVEDEREEVYQQEKKNVNMDVVRVVDLRKVYPNGKVAVRNLAFSILPDEVFGFLGTNGAGKTTTISMLCQEFIPTSGNAYVCGYDIVTESEQALQCIGYCPQFDATLDLLTVEEHLHLYAGIRGILYEQRSKVVAGLMRLCDITEFRDTMSAQLSGGNRRKLSVALSLIGSPQVVFLDEPSAGMDPVARRGLWTAIQKVSQNCSVVLTTHHLEEVEALADTVGIMADGALRCIGDKIHLKQKYGSGFELSVRVAQRDVRAAVQRFVGENFPAAVLNEFKGKRLVFALPQDTKLSEAFWQLQQNKRRLHITDYTVSQTSIEQVFLRISEQQEERDGLGKKKVTHFVKSRATPHAYNGVATKKKRRQEPAEKTVLVSSAAMEAYRRRKLMAGIVDEVARSEKNDRIGRHGEEESDEVDNAVRNFNTAGSQCAPARRGSVSNVHGASSGRKRCAVNFVAAAGEDPSAGHATPYSNTYGPSSEGQAYGHGYDYDSSSGYGYPNQYNGNGESFRYDYGYNLHTGGAAGHQQPQNAYNSYCGGGKTKYS